One part of the Streptosporangiales bacterium genome encodes these proteins:
- a CDS encoding hydantoinase/carbamoylase family amidase → MAPSVEEWMADDDLAVSIARLRGDVEALGRIGRDEETGGVSRTSFSVADAAARRWLADRVEDAGLSWRQDGLGNVFIRVEPTDPAAAALPAVWSGSHIDSVPNGGRFDGALGVLAALECARCLSDHRDALRRPVQVVVFTDEEGNYHHLFGSSALARGFDADQLAGLRGRDGDRLVDTLAATGWDLDAATRTKVDPADVHAFLELHIEQGPRLEAQHIDIGVVTSIVGLGGGELTFHGRADHAGTTPMGSRQDALRAAGAFLAGLADIAGGVSDTAVLTCGLLEVAPGASNVVPGTAKLTLDFRDTERDRIEQLERAVVHAAERAAAAHGVTTSYVSDGTIDPVRLDDGLRDLIESMAVERGYSTTHLPSGAGHDSQNMATLATTAMIFVPSKGGHSHSPAEDTDWPDVERGANVLLGVLATVAFAPPA, encoded by the coding sequence ATGGCGCCTTCGGTGGAGGAGTGGATGGCTGACGACGATCTCGCCGTCTCGATCGCCAGGCTGCGCGGTGACGTCGAGGCGCTCGGCCGCATCGGTAGGGACGAGGAGACCGGCGGCGTCAGCCGTACGTCGTTCTCCGTGGCGGACGCTGCCGCGCGGCGATGGCTCGCGGATCGGGTCGAGGACGCGGGACTGTCCTGGCGGCAGGACGGTCTCGGCAACGTCTTCATCCGCGTGGAGCCGACCGATCCCGCCGCCGCGGCACTGCCCGCGGTCTGGTCGGGCTCGCACATCGACAGCGTGCCCAACGGCGGCAGGTTCGACGGCGCGCTCGGTGTGCTCGCCGCGCTCGAGTGCGCGCGCTGCCTCAGCGACCACAGGGACGCGTTGCGCAGACCGGTGCAGGTCGTCGTGTTCACCGACGAGGAGGGCAACTACCACCACCTCTTCGGGTCGAGCGCGCTCGCGCGCGGGTTCGACGCCGACCAGCTCGCCGGACTGCGCGGACGAGACGGCGATCGCCTCGTCGACACGCTCGCGGCGACAGGATGGGACCTCGACGCGGCGACGCGCACGAAGGTGGACCCCGCGGACGTCCACGCGTTCCTCGAGCTGCACATCGAACAAGGTCCGCGGTTGGAGGCGCAGCACATCGACATCGGTGTGGTGACGTCCATCGTCGGCCTGGGCGGCGGCGAGCTCACCTTCCACGGACGCGCCGACCACGCGGGGACCACCCCGATGGGCTCGCGTCAGGATGCCCTGCGCGCCGCGGGCGCCTTCCTCGCCGGGCTCGCCGACATCGCAGGCGGCGTCAGCGACACCGCGGTGCTCACGTGTGGTCTGCTCGAGGTGGCACCGGGGGCGTCGAACGTCGTGCCGGGAACGGCGAAGCTGACGCTGGACTTCAGGGACACCGAACGTGACCGGATCGAGCAGCTGGAACGGGCCGTCGTCCACGCGGCGGAGCGCGCTGCGGCCGCGCACGGCGTCACGACGTCGTACGTCTCCGACGGGACCATCGACCCGGTGCGGCTCGACGACGGGCTCCGCGACCTGATCGAGTCGATGGCCGTCGAGCGCGGGTACAGCACGACGCACCTCCCCTCGGGAGCCGGCCACGACTCGCAGAACATGGCCACGCTCGCCACCACCGCCATGATCTTCGTGCCGAGCAAGGGCGGTCACAGCCACTCACCCGCAGAGGACACCGACTGGCCCGACGTCGAACGCGGCGCGAACGTGCTGCTCGGTGTGCTCGCCACCGTGGCGTTCGCACCGCCCGCCTGA
- a CDS encoding amidohydrolase, translating to MPAIQRRPVSATPDLDTGVDAVHSSIEEIIAELDPRLRELSLELHAHPEVAMVEHHSAELLRTWLTDEGFRVQAPVAGLDTAFVGELGQGSPVVAYLLEYDALPGLGHGCGHNLIATGGIAAATALRRAMPDLSGTLRVIGTPGEEGAGGKIIELDAGLFDDVDAALMFHPADRTTGIRHALASQPITFEFHGKAAHAANNPTMGRSALAAVIQLFVAVDAMRQFLPEPSRVHGVILDGGKAANIVPDYTKAAFQVRGVTSAIAEEHVERVVACADAAAAATGTTVDVTRGHMYAERKNNHTIADRVMHYLKAAGENVEPPILRGGVGSSDIGNISLRLPAIHPYLQIVESGTAGHSTEMAEAAASPRAHTAMLRMATALAKTGADLFTDAALFAAVRAEFAARGPDLPEG from the coding sequence ATGCCCGCAATCCAGAGGAGACCGGTGAGCGCGACACCTGACCTGGACACCGGCGTCGACGCCGTGCACTCGAGCATCGAGGAGATCATCGCCGAGCTCGACCCACGGCTGCGCGAGCTCAGCCTCGAGCTGCACGCGCACCCCGAGGTCGCCATGGTCGAACATCACTCCGCCGAGCTGCTGCGCACCTGGCTCACCGACGAGGGGTTCCGGGTGCAGGCGCCCGTCGCGGGGCTCGACACCGCCTTCGTCGGTGAGCTCGGCCAGGGCAGCCCGGTGGTGGCCTACCTGCTCGAGTACGACGCGCTGCCCGGCCTCGGACACGGGTGCGGGCACAACCTGATCGCGACCGGCGGCATCGCCGCTGCCACCGCGCTGCGACGGGCGATGCCGGACCTTTCCGGCACCCTGCGCGTCATCGGGACGCCGGGAGAGGAGGGCGCCGGAGGCAAGATCATCGAGCTCGACGCCGGGTTGTTCGACGACGTCGACGCCGCGTTGATGTTCCACCCGGCTGACCGCACGACCGGTATCCGGCACGCGCTCGCGTCGCAACCGATCACCTTCGAGTTCCACGGCAAGGCCGCACACGCCGCGAACAACCCGACCATGGGACGCAGCGCGCTCGCCGCCGTCATCCAGCTCTTCGTCGCCGTCGACGCGATGCGCCAGTTCCTGCCCGAGCCGTCGCGCGTGCACGGCGTCATCCTCGACGGTGGCAAGGCCGCCAACATCGTTCCCGACTACACGAAGGCCGCCTTCCAGGTCCGCGGGGTCACCAGCGCGATCGCCGAGGAACACGTCGAACGCGTGGTCGCCTGCGCCGACGCGGCAGCCGCCGCCACCGGCACGACGGTCGACGTCACGCGCGGCCACATGTACGCGGAACGCAAGAACAACCACACGATCGCCGACCGGGTGATGCACTACCTCAAAGCGGCCGGTGAGAACGTCGAGCCGCCCATCCTGCGCGGCGGCGTCGGGTCCTCGGACATCGGCAACATCAGCCTGCGGCTGCCCGCCATCCATCCATACCTGCAGATCGTCGAGTCCGGCACGGCGGGGCACTCGACGGAGATGGCCGAGGCGGCGGCATCGCCGCGGGCGCACACGGCGATGCTGCGCATGGCGACGGCGTTGGCGAAGACCGGTGCCGACCTGTTCACCGATGCCGCGCTGTTCGCCGCGGTCCGCGCGGAGTTCGCCGCGCGTGGGCCGGACCTGCCGGAGGGGTGA
- a CDS encoding FCD domain-containing protein, which translates to MGFTTSPALGDVLTPPRMFDILRRIDLRFNLTPAWFDRWSVGAVRKGATVVVDRSTLTQQAYTAIRSDILANQFPPGSKIVVRVLTERLGLSPTPIKAALAALEREGFITGVPHRGFFVPTVSQKDMLEIYELREMIDGIAGRNAASSPQRAELCEVLRKLLHRQQSLVKRGRRADFVDLDIQFHRAIWQAAGNGRLLQAVENLLGQVRLGSGGPPREPGRLSVALEEHACIVDAIAGGDAVRAERECRAHVRHAAEAFKRFHARNPEETGERDT; encoded by the coding sequence ATGGGCTTCACCACGTCCCCTGCACTGGGTGACGTCCTCACACCACCCCGCATGTTTGATATTCTCCGCAGAATAGATCTAAGATTCAATTTGACTCCAGCGTGGTTTGACAGGTGGTCGGTGGGTGCCGTTCGTAAGGGGGCGACGGTGGTAGTGGATCGCAGCACCTTGACGCAGCAGGCGTACACCGCGATCCGCTCCGACATCCTCGCCAACCAGTTCCCACCGGGCTCCAAGATCGTCGTCCGTGTCCTCACCGAACGGCTCGGCCTCTCCCCCACACCGATCAAGGCGGCGCTCGCCGCGCTCGAACGTGAGGGCTTCATCACCGGTGTGCCACACCGCGGCTTCTTCGTGCCCACGGTCAGCCAGAAGGACATGCTGGAGATCTACGAGCTGCGCGAGATGATCGACGGTATCGCGGGCAGGAATGCCGCCAGTTCTCCCCAACGCGCGGAGCTGTGCGAGGTGCTGAGAAAGCTGTTGCACCGCCAGCAGTCACTGGTCAAGCGTGGGCGGCGAGCCGATTTCGTCGACCTCGACATCCAGTTCCACCGGGCGATCTGGCAAGCGGCGGGAAACGGCAGGTTGCTCCAGGCCGTGGAGAACCTGCTGGGCCAGGTCAGGCTCGGCTCGGGCGGCCCCCCGCGCGAGCCGGGGCGGCTCTCCGTCGCCCTCGAGGAGCACGCGTGCATCGTCGACGCCATCGCCGGCGGCGACGCCGTGCGCGCGGAGCGCGAGTGCCGCGCGCACGTGCGGCACGCAGCCGAAGCCTTCAAACGTTTCCATGCCCGCAATCCAGAGGAGACCGGTGAGCGCGACACCTGA